One part of the Sporosarcina ureae genome encodes these proteins:
- the flhB gene encoding flagellar biosynthesis protein FlhB — protein MANLLLRLDLQFFAGEKTEKATPKKREDSRKKGQVLKSQDVTAAIVLFSIFTFMFFAAGFMRDNFFVFFRESFTHFIPIKTMDEEQVMLVYISVIKQMAIILLPIMIIAVIASIAANLLQFGLLFTTETLKFDLKKIDPIKGLKRIFSIRAIVELLKSILKISFIGTVTTLIVWSNLGQVLDLAFKTPQVTLVTVAKLVGMMGIIASLVLLFISILDFLYQKFDYEKNLKMSKQDIKDESKNMDGDPLIKSRIRQRQREMAMRRMMQEIPEADVVITNPTHFAIALKYDEDQMDSPIVIAKGADFVAQKIKMIAAEHDIVMVENRPLARAMYDEVEIGDRIPEQFFKAIAEILAYVYRIQRKI, from the coding sequence GTGGCTAACTTGTTACTGAGGCTGGATTTACAATTTTTCGCCGGTGAGAAGACGGAAAAAGCTACCCCGAAAAAAAGGGAAGATTCGCGTAAGAAAGGACAAGTACTAAAAAGTCAAGACGTAACGGCTGCAATCGTACTGTTCTCTATTTTCACATTTATGTTCTTTGCAGCAGGTTTTATGCGAGATAATTTCTTTGTGTTTTTCCGAGAATCGTTTACACACTTTATCCCTATCAAAACAATGGATGAAGAACAAGTCATGTTAGTATACATAAGTGTTATTAAACAAATGGCGATTATTTTGTTGCCGATTATGATCATTGCAGTTATTGCGAGTATTGCAGCGAATCTTTTGCAATTTGGTTTGTTATTTACTACAGAGACATTGAAATTTGATCTAAAGAAAATTGATCCTATAAAAGGATTAAAACGGATCTTTTCTATTCGGGCAATTGTAGAATTGCTAAAATCTATTTTAAAGATTTCTTTTATTGGTACGGTTACAACACTGATCGTATGGAGTAATCTTGGACAAGTGCTCGACTTAGCGTTTAAGACACCACAAGTAACTTTGGTGACTGTAGCAAAATTAGTCGGAATGATGGGGATCATCGCGTCACTAGTACTATTGTTCATTTCCATTTTAGACTTTCTGTATCAGAAATTTGACTATGAAAAAAATCTTAAAATGTCGAAACAAGATATTAAAGATGAAAGTAAAAACATGGACGGCGATCCGCTCATTAAATCTCGCATCAGACAACGTCAGCGGGAAATGGCGATGCGACGTATGATGCAGGAAATACCTGAAGCAGATGTAGTTATCACGAATCCGACTCACTTTGCGATTGCGTTAAAGTATGATGAAGATCAGATGGACTCGCCAATTGTTATTGCGAAAGGTGCAGATTTTGTCGCACAAAAGATTAAGATGATTGCAGCTGAACACGATATTGTCATGGTAGAAAATCGGCCTCTCGCACGTGCTATGTATGACGAGGTAGAAATTGGTGATCGGATACCTGAACAGTTTTTCAAAGCAAT